The Acidobacteriota bacterium genome contains a region encoding:
- a CDS encoding thrombospondin type 3 repeat-containing protein, whose translation MTIRALILILLLTPVAFSADDGIELEMTATGSILGGSGANLTWTGGSPQYEVRRSADPNTLGAISSLQSLTYGQQWNDFQVGTGDLVFYNVVSRSNCFDATADAYVSAFYPNDNFGNEDALELDGSPTKISYVQFPVRDALPPRAVINSATLRMGELYATDDSEIQVRRVGEPWSEDTITFNNRPFTTANYGIVLHTGNPDWRTWNVTNLVRDWIGGTQPTFGIELYPYGEDDFVGYAAREDVPPQLCIDWESPFNDAWFQLQAASATPPTIESENGVMLSLTADVSVVRFDPVSAALAFLDSYKALFALDDVWAQTWLDRIVTDDVGITSVTFGLRKDGIRYRSDRVSVRIAPGTPPFVPYRVVSASNWHRDHGFEQNTDIVVTEQIARLIADAEFGETGVRILGEPYLQWHNPNPWIEQTDPHRPVWRVAAQVQDAGSGVWNDWLIHIDAEDGSIESNTVTDETVGDRPGEEIRVYSVNLTREGNCWDDSPNRDLWFTTLGFTTEYANLPAGSDTFADGIDAWNGYHGTYHYFYDVFSRESMDGSGVLLETLVDVASRTGNADWNNASFNRNCNHMRFGDGWAVPDIIAHEFTHGVDRFSNQLIYANQSGALDESYADYFAAMVDGNWTIGEAREDGTRNPIRDMSNPPMRGDPDHRDPARSGDGTGLRPAVAVPAGGTGGNDWGAVHTNSGIPNKVGFLITDGGQHNGLTIAGLEQAKAERLQYMVFTTKLTSSSNFQHARDMTVEHAQTYVSGGHHDFTSLDVCDVINAWASVGYGDPDLDCNGVVDSPGGDADFDGIPNDRDNCPLARNIGQRDLDGDLTGDDCDPDVDGDLFFDTEDNCPRTANPNQADTDADGFGDLCDDDDGDGVLDLNDNCPLTPNEDQRDRDGDSQGDVCDNDADNDGLDNNVDNCPLDANASQYDPDSDGVGFQCDNCQFDPNPGQENLDGDGQGDVCDSDDDGDDFEDGSDNCPLYYNPRQIDNDGNGTGLYCDAGEKFQLTAFADLVELDIFVQNTDLTKPVVFPLYPCGQDTTCPNFLPEGFMMTVEVDTVPAYRARIVDDRGWGVTTALDDPSGSYTMQFEVDAEYFYGDNVQTPEFRGRKYFLELMPAAGASPGTLSGAIRVSAEVPAP comes from the coding sequence ATGACGATCCGCGCCCTGATCCTGATTCTGCTGCTGACCCCCGTCGCTTTTTCCGCAGACGACGGAATCGAACTCGAGATGACCGCCACCGGCAGCATCTTAGGTGGCAGCGGCGCCAACCTGACCTGGACCGGCGGCAGCCCGCAGTACGAGGTGCGGCGCTCCGCTGATCCGAACACACTCGGCGCGATCTCCTCCCTGCAGTCGCTGACCTACGGCCAACAGTGGAACGACTTCCAGGTCGGCACCGGCGACCTGGTGTTCTACAACGTCGTCAGCCGCTCCAACTGCTTCGACGCCACCGCCGACGCCTACGTCAGCGCCTTCTACCCCAACGACAACTTCGGCAACGAGGATGCCCTCGAGCTGGACGGATCGCCGACGAAGATCAGCTACGTCCAGTTCCCGGTGCGGGATGCCCTGCCGCCGCGTGCGGTCATCAACTCGGCGACGCTGCGCATGGGCGAGCTCTACGCGACCGACGACTCGGAGATCCAGGTGCGACGGGTCGGAGAACCCTGGAGCGAGGATACGATCACCTTCAACAACCGGCCATTCACCACCGCCAACTACGGGATCGTGCTGCACACCGGCAACCCCGACTGGCGCACCTGGAACGTGACCAATCTCGTCAGAGATTGGATCGGCGGCACGCAGCCCACGTTCGGGATCGAGTTGTATCCGTACGGCGAGGACGACTTCGTCGGTTACGCGGCGCGTGAAGATGTCCCGCCGCAGCTCTGTATCGACTGGGAAAGCCCGTTCAACGATGCCTGGTTCCAGTTGCAGGCGGCCTCGGCCACGCCACCGACGATCGAATCCGAGAACGGCGTGATGCTGTCGCTGACCGCCGACGTTTCGGTGGTCCGCTTCGATCCGGTCTCCGCGGCACTCGCGTTTCTCGACAGCTACAAGGCGCTGTTCGCCCTCGACGACGTCTGGGCCCAGACCTGGCTCGATCGCATCGTCACCGACGACGTCGGCATCACCAGCGTCACCTTCGGACTGCGCAAGGACGGCATCCGCTACCGCTCGGACCGCGTCTCGGTTCGCATCGCGCCGGGCACCCCGCCGTTCGTCCCGTATCGGGTGGTCAGCGCGTCCAACTGGCATCGCGACCACGGCTTCGAGCAGAACACCGACATCGTGGTGACCGAGCAGATCGCACGGCTGATCGCCGACGCCGAATTCGGCGAGACGGGAGTGAGGATTCTGGGCGAGCCGTACCTGCAGTGGCACAACCCGAACCCATGGATCGAGCAGACCGACCCTCATCGTCCCGTCTGGCGTGTGGCCGCACAGGTTCAGGATGCCGGCAGCGGAGTCTGGAACGACTGGCTGATCCACATCGATGCCGAGGATGGATCGATCGAATCGAACACCGTCACCGACGAGACGGTTGGCGATCGACCGGGGGAAGAGATCCGGGTCTATTCGGTCAACCTGACGCGAGAAGGCAACTGCTGGGACGACTCGCCGAACCGGGATCTGTGGTTCACCACGCTGGGATTCACGACGGAGTACGCCAACCTGCCGGCCGGGTCGGACACGTTTGCTGACGGTATCGATGCCTGGAATGGATACCACGGCACCTACCACTACTTTTACGACGTATTTAGTCGCGAGAGCATGGATGGCTCCGGCGTCCTACTCGAGACGCTGGTCGATGTCGCGTCGCGAACGGGGAACGCCGACTGGAACAACGCGTCGTTCAACCGCAACTGCAATCACATGCGCTTCGGTGACGGCTGGGCCGTCCCGGACATCATCGCCCACGAGTTCACCCACGGCGTCGATCGCTTCAGCAACCAGCTGATCTACGCCAATCAGTCGGGAGCCCTGGACGAGAGCTATGCCGATTACTTCGCAGCGATGGTCGACGGCAACTGGACGATCGGCGAGGCGCGGGAAGACGGAACACGCAATCCGATCCGCGACATGTCCAATCCTCCGATGCGCGGCGACCCCGATCACCGTGATCCGGCACGTAGTGGCGACGGGACCGGTCTGCGACCCGCCGTCGCTGTCCCGGCGGGCGGAACCGGTGGCAACGACTGGGGGGCGGTGCACACCAACAGTGGTATCCCGAACAAGGTCGGTTTCCTGATCACCGATGGCGGCCAGCACAACGGCTTGACGATCGCCGGTCTGGAACAGGCCAAGGCCGAGCGACTGCAGTACATGGTCTTCACGACCAAGCTGACCAGCTCGTCCAACTTCCAGCACGCCCGCGACATGACCGTCGAACACGCGCAGACGTACGTGTCGGGCGGCCATCACGACTTCACGTCGCTGGACGTCTGCGACGTGATCAACGCCTGGGCGTCGGTGGGCTACGGCGATCCGGATCTCGACTGCAACGGCGTCGTGGATTCCCCGGGCGGCGACGCCGACTTCGACGGCATCCCCAACGATCGCGACAACTGCCCGCTGGCCCGCAACATCGGCCAGCGCGATCTGGACGGCGACCTGACCGGCGACGACTGCGATCCGGACGTCGACGGCGACCTGTTCTTCGACACGGAGGACAACTGCCCGCGTACGGCCAATCCCAACCAGGCCGACACCGACGCCGACGGCTTCGGCGATCTCTGCGACGACGACGACGGCGACGGCGTGCTCGACCTGAACGACAACTGCCCGCTAACGCCCAACGAGGACCAGCGTGACCGCGACGGTGATTCGCAGGGCGATGTCTGCGACAACGATGCCGACAACGACGGCCTGGACAACAACGTCGACAACTGCCCGCTGGACGCCAACGCCAGCCAGTACGATCCCGACAGCGACGGCGTCGGCTTCCAGTGCGACAACTGCCAGTTCGACCCCAACCCCGGCCAGGAGAACCTGGACGGCGACGGCCAGGGCGACGTCTGCGACAGCGACGACGACGGCGACGACTTCGAGGACGGCAGCGACAACTGTCCGCTGTACTACAACCCGCGCCAGATCGACAACGACGGCAACGGGACGGGCCTGTACTGCGACGCCGGCGAGAAGTTTCAGTTGACCGCCTTCGCCGACCTGGTCGAGCTGGACATCTTCGTACAGAACACCGACCTGACGAAGCCGGTCGTGTTCCCGCTCTACCCCTGCGGCCAGGACACGACCTGTCCCAACTTCCTACCCGAGGGCTTCATGATGACCGTCGAGGTCGACACCGTACCGGCCTACCGGGCGCGTATCGTCGATGACCGCGGTTGGGGCGTGACCACGGCACTCGACGACCCGTCGGGCAGCTACACGATGCAGTTCGAGGTCGACGCCGAGTACTTCTATGGCGACAACGTCCAGACGCCGGAGTTCCGTGGTCGCAAGTACTTCCTCGAGTTGATGCCGGCCGCCGGCGCGTCGCCGGGAACGCTCAGCGGGGCGATCCGCGTCAGTGCGGAAGTGCCGGCGCCGTAA
- a CDS encoding peptidoglycan-binding protein, producing MKNGKLLIAAIAISVLVASGCSTRKDVSSTADLQQQLEMREVEIKDLQSSMGKMEADLDEKDAQIQAKLVAAEEAKRMANDAEARARAAEQSGSTPSSAAASVAGTELLPPNAKAGECYARVFLPPTYSTKTERVLEREASERIEVIPAKHQIVEETVETKAASERAEIVPAEYKWVEEKVLVKEASSRMEAVAAEYKWVEEKILVKQAHTTWKEGRGPVEKVDNATGEIMCLVEVPAQYETVKKKTLVKPATTRQVDIPAEYKTVKRRVMTKAPTVRTIAIPAEYTTVKVDKQVSPPQERRIEIPAEYKTVPRTEKLTDGEIAWREVLCETNMTRTTVTDIQRALQRAGHNPGPIDGVYGTRTNAAVRSFQRANSIPTGGLTIKTIEKLGVDL from the coding sequence TCGACGGCGGACCTTCAGCAGCAACTTGAGATGCGAGAGGTTGAAATCAAGGATCTGCAGTCCTCGATGGGCAAGATGGAAGCCGACCTCGACGAGAAGGACGCTCAGATTCAGGCCAAGCTCGTGGCGGCCGAAGAGGCGAAGCGCATGGCCAACGATGCCGAGGCGCGTGCCCGCGCGGCGGAGCAGTCCGGCTCAACGCCTTCCTCGGCGGCGGCCAGTGTTGCGGGTACCGAGCTACTACCACCCAACGCAAAGGCCGGTGAGTGCTACGCGCGGGTTTTCCTCCCGCCGACCTATAGCACCAAAACCGAGAGAGTTCTCGAGCGCGAGGCCTCCGAGCGGATCGAGGTGATCCCGGCGAAGCACCAGATAGTCGAGGAAACCGTCGAGACGAAAGCCGCGTCCGAACGAGCCGAAATCGTACCCGCCGAGTACAAATGGGTCGAGGAGAAGGTCCTCGTCAAGGAGGCCAGCAGCCGCATGGAAGCTGTCGCCGCTGAGTACAAATGGGTCGAGGAAAAGATCCTCGTCAAGCAGGCTCACACGACCTGGAAGGAGGGTCGCGGACCGGTCGAGAAGGTGGACAACGCAACCGGCGAGATCATGTGCCTGGTTGAAGTGCCTGCGCAGTACGAGACGGTGAAGAAAAAGACGCTCGTGAAACCGGCGACGACCCGTCAGGTGGACATTCCCGCCGAGTACAAGACCGTAAAGCGCCGCGTGATGACCAAAGCTCCGACCGTCAGGACGATCGCGATCCCGGCCGAGTACACGACCGTCAAGGTCGACAAGCAGGTCTCGCCGCCGCAAGAGAGGCGAATCGAAATCCCCGCTGAGTACAAGACCGTGCCGAGGACCGAGAAGTTAACCGACGGTGAGATCGCATGGCGCGAGGTTCTGTGCGAGACGAACATGACCCGCACGACGGTCACCGACATCCAGCGAGCTTTGCAGCGAGCCGGTCACAATCCCGGGCCGATCGATGGAGTCTACGGTACACGCACCAACGCGGCCGTCCGCTCGTTCCAGAGAGCAAACTCGATCCCGACGGGTGGGCTGACGATCAAGACGATCGAGAAGCTCGGTGTCGACCTCTAG